A single Loxodonta africana isolate mLoxAfr1 chromosome 12, mLoxAfr1.hap2, whole genome shotgun sequence DNA region contains:
- the CPSF4 gene encoding cleavage and polyadenylation specificity factor subunit 4 isoform X1: MQEIIASVDHIKFDLEIAVEQQLGAQPLPFPGMDKSGAAVCEFFLKAACGKGGMCPFRHISGEKTVVCKHWLRGLCKKGDQCEFLHEYDMTKMPECYFYSKFGECSNKECPFLHIDPESKIKDCPWYDRGFCKHGPLCRHRHTRRVICVNYLVGFCPEGPSCKFMHPRFELPMGATEQPPLPQQTQPPTKQSNNPPLQRSSSLIQLTSQNSSPNQQRAPQVIGVMQSQNSSAGNRGPRPLEQVTCYKCGEKGHYANRCTKGHLAFLSGQ, translated from the exons ATGCAGGAGATCATCGCCAGTGTGGACCACATCAAGTTCGACTTGGAGATCGCAGTGGAGCAGCAGCTCGGGGCGCAGCCGCTGCCCTTCCCCGGCATGGACA AGTCGGGGGCTGCCGTCTGTGAGTTCTTTTTGAAAGCTGCCTGCGGCAAAG GGGGCATGTGCCCATTCCGCCACATCAGCGGTGAGAAGACGGTGGTGTGCAAACACTGGCTGCGGGGGCTGTGCAAGAAGGGCGACCAGTGCGAGTTTCTGCATGAGTACGACATGACCAAGATGCCTGAGTGCTACTTCTACTCCAAGTTCG GGGAGTGCAGCAACAAGGAGTGTCCCTTCCTGCACATTGACCCTGAGTCCAAGATCAAGGACTGCCCTTGGTATGACCGTGGCTTCTGCAAGCATG GGCCCCTATGCAGACACCGGCACACGCGGAGAGTCATCTGTGTGAATTACCTCGTGGGATTCTGCCCAGAAGGGCCCTCATGTAAATTCATGCA TCCTCGGTTTGAACTGCCCATGGGAGCCACAGAGCAGCCCCCGCTGCCGCAGCAGACGCAGCCCCCAACGAAG CAAAGTAACAATCCGCCATTACAAAGGTCGTCCTCCTTGATCCAGTTAACAAGCCAGAACTCTTCTCCCAATCAgcagagagccccgcaggtcaTCGGGGTCATGCAGAGTCAAAACAGCAGTGCAGGCAACCGGGGACCCCGGCCGCTGGAGCAGGTCACCTGTTACAAG TGCGGTGAGAAAGGACACTACGCCAACAGATGCACCAAAGGCCACTTGGCCTTTCTCAGTGGACAGTGA
- the CPSF4 gene encoding cleavage and polyadenylation specificity factor subunit 4 isoform X3 yields MQEIIASVDHIKFDLEIAVEQQLGAQPLPFPGMDKSGAAVCEFFLKAACGKGGMCPFRHISGEKTVVCKHWLRGLCKKGDQCEFLHEYDMTKMPECYFYSKFGECSNKECPFLHIDPESKIKDCPWYDRGFCKHGPLCRHRHTRRVICVNYLVGFCPEGPSCKFMHPRFELPMGATEQPPLPQQTQPPTKRAPQVIGVMQSQNSSAGNRGPRPLEQVTCYKCGEKGHYANRCTKGHLAFLSGQ; encoded by the exons ATGCAGGAGATCATCGCCAGTGTGGACCACATCAAGTTCGACTTGGAGATCGCAGTGGAGCAGCAGCTCGGGGCGCAGCCGCTGCCCTTCCCCGGCATGGACA AGTCGGGGGCTGCCGTCTGTGAGTTCTTTTTGAAAGCTGCCTGCGGCAAAG GGGGCATGTGCCCATTCCGCCACATCAGCGGTGAGAAGACGGTGGTGTGCAAACACTGGCTGCGGGGGCTGTGCAAGAAGGGCGACCAGTGCGAGTTTCTGCATGAGTACGACATGACCAAGATGCCTGAGTGCTACTTCTACTCCAAGTTCG GGGAGTGCAGCAACAAGGAGTGTCCCTTCCTGCACATTGACCCTGAGTCCAAGATCAAGGACTGCCCTTGGTATGACCGTGGCTTCTGCAAGCATG GGCCCCTATGCAGACACCGGCACACGCGGAGAGTCATCTGTGTGAATTACCTCGTGGGATTCTGCCCAGAAGGGCCCTCATGTAAATTCATGCA TCCTCGGTTTGAACTGCCCATGGGAGCCACAGAGCAGCCCCCGCTGCCGCAGCAGACGCAGCCCCCAACGAAG agagccccgcaggtcaTCGGGGTCATGCAGAGTCAAAACAGCAGTGCAGGCAACCGGGGACCCCGGCCGCTGGAGCAGGTCACCTGTTACAAG TGCGGTGAGAAAGGACACTACGCCAACAGATGCACCAAAGGCCACTTGGCCTTTCTCAGTGGACAGTGA
- the CPSF4 gene encoding cleavage and polyadenylation specificity factor subunit 4 isoform X4 codes for MCPFRHISGEKTVVCKHWLRGLCKKGDQCEFLHEYDMTKMPECYFYSKFGECSNKECPFLHIDPESKIKDCPWYDRGFCKHGPLCRHRHTRRVICVNYLVGFCPEGPSCKFMHPRFELPMGATEQPPLPQQTQPPTKQSNNPPLQRSSSLIQLTSQNSSPNQQRAPQVIGVMQSQNSSAGNRGPRPLEQVTCYKCGEKGHYANRCTKGHLAFLSGQ; via the exons ATGTGCCCATTCCGCCACATCAGCGGTGAGAAGACGGTGGTGTGCAAACACTGGCTGCGGGGGCTGTGCAAGAAGGGCGACCAGTGCGAGTTTCTGCATGAGTACGACATGACCAAGATGCCTGAGTGCTACTTCTACTCCAAGTTCG GGGAGTGCAGCAACAAGGAGTGTCCCTTCCTGCACATTGACCCTGAGTCCAAGATCAAGGACTGCCCTTGGTATGACCGTGGCTTCTGCAAGCATG GGCCCCTATGCAGACACCGGCACACGCGGAGAGTCATCTGTGTGAATTACCTCGTGGGATTCTGCCCAGAAGGGCCCTCATGTAAATTCATGCA TCCTCGGTTTGAACTGCCCATGGGAGCCACAGAGCAGCCCCCGCTGCCGCAGCAGACGCAGCCCCCAACGAAG CAAAGTAACAATCCGCCATTACAAAGGTCGTCCTCCTTGATCCAGTTAACAAGCCAGAACTCTTCTCCCAATCAgcagagagccccgcaggtcaTCGGGGTCATGCAGAGTCAAAACAGCAGTGCAGGCAACCGGGGACCCCGGCCGCTGGAGCAGGTCACCTGTTACAAG TGCGGTGAGAAAGGACACTACGCCAACAGATGCACCAAAGGCCACTTGGCCTTTCTCAGTGGACAGTGA
- the CPSF4 gene encoding cleavage and polyadenylation specificity factor subunit 4 isoform X2, translating into MQEIIASVDHIKFDLEIAVEQQLGAQPLPFPGMDKSGAAVCEFFLKAACGKGGMCPFRHISGEKTVVCKHWLRGLCKKGDQCEFLHEYDMTKMPECYFYSKFGECSNKECPFLHIDPESKIKDCPWYDRGFCKHGPLCRHRHTRRVICVNYLVGFCPEGPSCKFMHPRFELPMGATEQPPLPQQTQPPTKQRAPQVIGVMQSQNSSAGNRGPRPLEQVTCYKCGEKGHYANRCTKGHLAFLSGQ; encoded by the exons ATGCAGGAGATCATCGCCAGTGTGGACCACATCAAGTTCGACTTGGAGATCGCAGTGGAGCAGCAGCTCGGGGCGCAGCCGCTGCCCTTCCCCGGCATGGACA AGTCGGGGGCTGCCGTCTGTGAGTTCTTTTTGAAAGCTGCCTGCGGCAAAG GGGGCATGTGCCCATTCCGCCACATCAGCGGTGAGAAGACGGTGGTGTGCAAACACTGGCTGCGGGGGCTGTGCAAGAAGGGCGACCAGTGCGAGTTTCTGCATGAGTACGACATGACCAAGATGCCTGAGTGCTACTTCTACTCCAAGTTCG GGGAGTGCAGCAACAAGGAGTGTCCCTTCCTGCACATTGACCCTGAGTCCAAGATCAAGGACTGCCCTTGGTATGACCGTGGCTTCTGCAAGCATG GGCCCCTATGCAGACACCGGCACACGCGGAGAGTCATCTGTGTGAATTACCTCGTGGGATTCTGCCCAGAAGGGCCCTCATGTAAATTCATGCA TCCTCGGTTTGAACTGCCCATGGGAGCCACAGAGCAGCCCCCGCTGCCGCAGCAGACGCAGCCCCCAACGAAG cagagagccccgcaggtcaTCGGGGTCATGCAGAGTCAAAACAGCAGTGCAGGCAACCGGGGACCCCGGCCGCTGGAGCAGGTCACCTGTTACAAG TGCGGTGAGAAAGGACACTACGCCAACAGATGCACCAAAGGCCACTTGGCCTTTCTCAGTGGACAGTGA
- the ATP5MF gene encoding ATP synthase subunit f, mitochondrial — MASVVPLKEKRLMDVKIAELPSWILMRDFTPRGIFWGVRRGYDRYYNKYVNVKKGSVAGISMVLGAYVVFNYCRCYKKLKHQRSRKYH; from the exons tACCACTGAAGGAGAAGAGACTTATGGATGTCAAAATAGCGGAGCTGCCCAGCTGGATACTGATGCGGGACTTCACCCCACGTGGCATTTTTTGGGGAGTTCGGAGAG GTTATGACCGGTATTACAACAAGTATGTCAACGTGAAGAAGGGAAGCGTCGCTGGGATTTCCATGGTGCTGGGAGCTTACGTGGTTTTCAACTACTGCCGTTGTTACAAGAAACTCA AACATCAGCGGTCACGTAAGTACCACTGA